The following DNA comes from Candidatus Nitrosotalea okcheonensis.
ACAATCACAATTATAGAGTGCTATGAAGTATCGTAGTAGAACTGAGATTGTGGCAATGATACTACAGTCTTCGCGCACAGGTGCTACAAAAACAAAGATAATGTACAAAGCATTCATGTCGTATACGCAAGTCAAAGAATATCTAAAATTTCTACAAGATAATAACTTGATAAAATATGAAACAGCCACTCAGCTTTACAAGGCCACCGAGAAAGGCATACACTTTATTCATGCATATGATGAAATTAGCGATCTAATTTCTGCAAAAACAAACGGAAAACTGGCGAATATATAAAATTAGTTTTACACACATATCTAGATCTTGTCACAATAAAAAAAACTTTGATCATAAATTTTTTCATGGAAAAATTTCTTAGAAGAGTTTTCCATGAAAAAATTAATGTATTATCTTGCAAAGAGCTTTAAAACCACAATATCTTTTGTGTGTACATGTCATTGCAAAACGTCTCAACAAATTCTGATGATACTACATGTCCATCATGCAAGGGAAAACTTGTATCAGATCTTGATAGAGGTGAGAGAATTTGCAGTCATTGTGCGATTGTTATTGATGAACGTTTCCATTCTGCCAACTCTGGAAATATGGATTTTTTTTCCACATATCGTGAAAGTGAGAGCACAAATGAACAGACTTCTCAGATGATGTATCATGTAGGATTACCCACATTAATAGGCAAGAAAAACGTGGATGCTTTTGGAAAACAAATTCATGGACACTCTGAAATGGAGAATCTCAGGAGATTAAACAAGTTTACAATCTCAAATGATTCAAAGACAAAAAATCTCAACAAGGCCATAAGAGAGATACGAAGGATAAGTGAAATGCTCGGAATTAGTCATTCAGTAGCAGAGAGAGCAAGCTACATTTATCGAAAAGCTTTGAATAAAAAACTCATCAGAGGCAGATCTATTACTGGGATAGTTGCGGCTACAATATACATTGCATGCAAGGATGCAGGTATTCTTTTTCCCATAGATAGAGTTGAGAGCTTGCATGAAAACTGTAGTAGAAAAAATGTGATACATTACTACAAATTACTATTACGAGAAATGAAGATGAATACATGTGTGTCAGACCCTGCACAATATGTATCCAAAATATCAATAAAAGCAAGAGTAAGCGGAAAGACTGAGAGAAGGGCACTTGAAATTTTGTCACAAATCGAAGGAGATCCTGGCCTATCTGGAAAAAAACCTGTTTCATTAGCAGCTGCATCACTATACCTAGCAACACTTCAAATTGGAGAACATGTAACACAACTTAGAATAGCAGTAGCTTCAGAACTTACTACAATTACAATCAGAAAAAGATGTTCAGAGATTGATCAAATATTAAAACAGAAAACAAACCAATCTTCTCTCGAAGAACAAATTGAAGACACGATCTCAATTTCATCTGAAACTATACTCCCAGAAAATTATACAAATAATCAAGAGAATGTAATAATAAATTCACATTAATGGTACAGTTTTACCCAGATGCCTTTATCTCAATTGCAGCATCATCCCAGAGGTCTCCACTTCCGCTTGCAGTCCATCCACATGTTGCAAGTCCTGCCGATGTCTTTACAGATGAGCTTGATGCACCAGTAATTGCGCTTGGCATGTTAGTGTCCCATTGTTGTGTACAGGTTGGAGAACCAAGTGTTACACCACCATATATTGCTGGCAAGTCTAAAACCCAGCTGTTTGGATACTGGGTCGTAATGGATATGGTAGGGCTGCCTGCAACAGTATTGTGATTTGTAATACTGGTCGGTATCGGAGTTGTCTGGTCTACTCCGGAAAATGAATATGCACCGACTACAACAGAGGTAGAGCCAGCCATGGTAACAACAATGTTTCCAGTGCCAGACGGGTTTGTCAGGTACCAAAACTCTGCATCGTTGTTAGCAAATGATGCCGCTTTGTTTGTTAGTGGCACTCCTCCAAATGTGACGGACGCTACGTGATTATTGTTTGCACTCACACCAACTACAAGCAGACGGTTGGTTCCAGTTCCGGCATTAACGTTGGAAAGCGTAATCTGGTATGGTAATGAGGATACTGTACCGGATGTTGTCTTGACGCTGTTTAGTATGATAGATCCTGTTGTGGTACCACTACTTGTAGTAGCAGACGCAGTGTTAGATGGAGAACCAGTTCCAACAGAATTGATTGCAGATACCCGGTATGTGTAGGCAGTGTTTGAAGCAAGTCCTGTGTCAGAGTATGTTGTGGATACAGAAGCAGTATTTGCTACAATAGTAGACCATGTTATACCGCTGTCAGTAGAGCGTTCAATCTTGTATCCTGTTATTGCAGAGCCTCCGTTGT
Coding sequences within:
- a CDS encoding winged helix-turn-helix domain-containing protein — protein: MKYRSRTEIVAMILQSSRTGATKTKIMYKAFMSYTQVKEYLKFLQDNNLIKYETATQLYKATEKGIHFIHAYDEISDLISAKTNGKLANI
- a CDS encoding transcription initiation factor IIB, encoding MSLQNVSTNSDDTTCPSCKGKLVSDLDRGERICSHCAIVIDERFHSANSGNMDFFSTYRESESTNEQTSQMMYHVGLPTLIGKKNVDAFGKQIHGHSEMENLRRLNKFTISNDSKTKNLNKAIREIRRISEMLGISHSVAERASYIYRKALNKKLIRGRSITGIVAATIYIACKDAGILFPIDRVESLHENCSRKNVIHYYKLLLREMKMNTCVSDPAQYVSKISIKARVSGKTERRALEILSQIEGDPGLSGKKPVSLAAASLYLATLQIGEHVTQLRIAVASELTTITIRKRCSEIDQILKQKTNQSSLEEQIEDTISISSETILPENYTNNQENVIINSH